CAgtatgttttatatatgtatgtattatatatatatatatattacttattagttatattttatatacttaattatatattattaatttatttatagtttaccttatttaatataaatatgttatgttcCCAAAATGTGTATttgataatttgtataataatatatcgcACAACTATAActattgatttattatattatctatatgtattaaatagtttagtttattacatttatcttgtgcattatttttttaatttataactataatttatttttataaaaaagttataccataagaattttgaatcaaaattatttggttgaatagttaaatggtttgagcttctttttttttttttatatatatatatataaaaattgaaagattttattaattaaaagataagattaaaaaatttcaaaataaaaaatcgagtcgtctctttatttttagttgatCTTGAGTCGAATTTGAACAACATTAATGGTTAACGAACCTTGTTCAAACAAGGATATTCAAGTTTTATTCAAGTTTGAGCCGAGTTCAAACTAGCAAACATGTTAATCGAGCTCGAGTACCTTTATTCGAATTCGACTCtgtaatacccgagtcctactACGTAGATCCTTATGTCATATCATTAATTCTATaagttaaataatttgagataaagatttttattatttttagttattttattttaatatgagtatgctttattttaaaatatgatttattaaaataaatcaatggtatcatttttaagattttgaaatattttcccttaaacCCTTTAGattggtaggtgaaaagtaTCCTTGAGAAAAGattggtaggtgaaaagtaTCCCTTAAGAAATGACTCGATTACTCTCTATCATTAGATTGATAGGTGAAAAGTATCcttgaggtggatagatctccaccatccattTGGTTCCTTGTGTTGGAAGAGGAAACAAAgactaaaatatcattttccctccTCCAAGCTTACGTAGGAAGcaaccaaaaagaagaaaacaaaaacaaaaactatccTAAGGCATTCTACTTCTACCCGTCAGTCTAcacccaagaaagaaaaaaaaaatttcatcttattCTCCAAGCTAAAGCCgatcctctcttcttctcctctcttttcatcttcaagaaaccaagctcttctcatcttcttcaagcTTGTGACTCCATAgtaagggaagaagaaaaatgttttctctcatcctctctaAGCCATACGAGTATACTCCCTCCATACCCATTTTCGGTTTTTGCTTCAAAACTTGGAACCCAAGCttgttttcatcttcaaaatggTGAAGTATTGAAGGTTTCAATACTAAGAGTTTTAATTTATTCCCTAGTATGATTTACATGTGGGGTTTCGAGTTTCACCATTTCTCTTACCTTtgatgtttcggttttggggtttaaaacagTGCCATCATCAGTTCTTCATCTACACGAGTTTATCACTATTTGGTCCTCTATCTTGCCTCTTGAAAGAAGCTAAGAACTTaagataaaaatcttaatttgacttatttgtttttaatgttattttgaaagctcactaagttgttttagcttgtgttttgatgtgtttaatttcctatgttgaaaataaatatgtacaCCCTGTTTTTTGCCCAAACCGAATGGTATTATGATTGTTTTACTATGTGTTTTCCTATATTTCGAAAAtactatgttgttattaaacttggtttaatcatatgtgattattaaagtgattttaaattatataagttgGTATCATGTGCCTTGTATTGAGGtttggttggtaatctatttttaggatgctagaggttCGGTTTAGAGGTTTTGTTtgggttttgtaattttatatcttgcttttAAAGAGGTATTAAGTGGATAAAGCATGAACTTGGgtgtttaattttaatgggatatgttatctaaactatttaaaatattgcttGTGTGGTTAGATTATAGCATAGTTGGTTTAGGTATAAGAGATTAAttgtgcataatatattatgatatgcaaagctgtccaagtattcctaagtccatgtcatgtcatgtcatgtcttgatgtaaaaatagTCTATTTATATTGTCCCAAGAGTctaaaatattgataagctaacatttttataatgagggactataagttgatttaaaggggcatgtttcctaagcttgtttagcctacttgagatgcctaaatttattttaaagccaattgttgagaatttttaaattttatctcctaatgtcAACAACTCAAAGTGAGCTTGAACCAAAGAGACCTTACTTGAAGCCTATAaattcttaactacttttcatgtaagcttttaaaatagccTTTCCATGGACAACTAGCATgccttaatatttaaattatttctcttgtaaGTTGGGGTGATGAGTAATCATTTGGGTTAATGTTAAGTGATGTGCTGTCGcaggcaaccaaaaataaaacctatactcctaaaaatacCTGTAGTAGTGCAAGTAAAGATCGTTCCCACGGAAAGTATTTAGCCTAATTTTATGCTATGTGAACAAGAATTTGGAGGGGGGTTTGAGTAtaacgaaaacaattttaagaagaacaactaagaaataattcaaattaaagtatcgaaatcaatcaaaacaacaaatcttggtctaagtcaacatccaccatcggaattttacaactgatcatcgatgcaaatatatattaattcatactttgaatattcaccattgtaattattttcctatctctccTTAGTTGTAGTTAATAAGAAAACAAGCGATCTAATTAAACTTAACCACTAAACAACCCAAGACAAGCGCTAAAGATTTAATCTAGTAGCAAccttaagaattagagagatcgaTGAAGCTAAACAATACAAGCACAAGCGGTTGCATTTAATTTCGTCGAGCGTTTTTCTtaagatctaataatttcttacacaacaaatcatcaaatcttagttgCTTCATAAATTAGAGGGATCAAACAATTATGGATTTGATGTATAATCTAGCAATAGATTGCAGcgaataataaactagtaggcctcctagtaattaaacaagacaatcatgaaaataggcatagaaaAAAATTCGATACTCAAAAcataaattgaacactaaaaacaaatcagatctcacagttttattgattcCAAGGTTTCCGTTTCCTTCgaccaattatgaaagtttagccatacaaaaccatcatgaaaactggaaggaggagttagagaagaggggagagagatgccctagtatgatattttttttccccttttgtaCACGTCCATGTCCCTTATTAGAATCctaccaaatctcctaaaatattctaaatattatcCTTAAATAACTATATCCAAATTTGACttaattatgagaaatattaaaaataaaatagaatccTAATATAACTAGGAAAGTGGTGTTTTCCAGCTGCAATTAAATCGCATATTTGAATTGCACGATAAGGCCAAATGTTCTGAAACGTCAGCAGTGCAGGTGTGTCAACTTCAAGGCCGATTTGGACCTTTTTTCAGCTAGTagctttcaaaacttaaaatatgaAAGTTATAGATATTTGTCTTGGTGTTCCACAGAATTTTGAATCATCTCAATCAGTGCTAGGATGAGAGAGTTATTCCCATATTATGAAGAAGTGTCGAAACTATGCAAAACCGCCCAATTAACTTTGTTTTGCATTAAACAACTCCATTTGgttcctaaataaaaatataagaataatgagtacatttaggcaccaaataagtataaaagactaaacattaaaagagaaaaatatgacactttgcattctcatcaAATTCCCCCACACTTAACTTTTGCTCGTCCTCGGGCAAAACTCAAATTCACTTTTCCAAAAACACCAAAGTTGCTACGCCATCAATAAAGAACAACCAAGCTCTTCAacactcataacatatcatgaacATTCTTAATCAACTTACAATTACTTGGTAAGCATTTTCACTCGAAGATGGAGCAAACTAAATACGTAGACACGAAAATAAACACTCGACACTCATGTGTTTGAAGGGTATGTGTTTCGCTCAATCTCATTCCAATGGAAATGATCTACCATAGGCTTGCATATCTTCTCATTCTCCACCACTGAGATCACATGCATAACACGAATCATAAGGACTTTTCAAGGGTTGTAATGGGGTTTAGAATCAAGGTGGGAAATATTTGGGAGTGTAGCTCAAAAGCCATCGAAGCTAGTGGAACAAAAATGAATCAACTCAAGTTTGAATATATAAGACATGCAAAACCAATCACTCTATTTAGCAGCTTCTTCAATTTGGCTTTAAAGCATTTAAACCATTAAAACCCCTGCATTGAAAAATAGATCGTTCAAAAAGACAAAGAATGATGATTCACAACAGCTTCAACCTTATATATATCACGTATAAACAAACTCCTTTATTGGAATTTTAGGAGGAATTATGAACATGGATAGCTAGTAATATCAAAAACAATTTCCTCCAtcacttcctttcttcttcttcttctttttttttttaccaaaattacatcaacaatGGAACTCACGAATTGAgaatgagaacttgtttcattTCACCAATCATAGCCATACCACAAATCCAGACACCCCCACACTTATTTCTTGCACGTTCATACATATCATAACGATGAACAATACTCCGCTAGCTTTACGGCTTGGGTAAAGGTATTGTTTCTCAGGTTTATAGCTTGTAACGTGGGTTCACAataaacggaaaaaaaaaaaaaaaatccaataaagctcaaaggggttcaacaaagggaaaaattaattataaggtAGATTATTTGGCTTATGTAGCTTATAACAAAGAGGGCCTTAATCTTgtttatgcatgcatatatcaATATGACCTTGAAGAGAATCAAGGCAAGTTCTAGAGAAATAAATCCATGGAATAATATCtcccatgaaaaaaaaaatagtgagactgATATGGATGTGTCAGTCTAAAGGCTGAAAATCTCATTGGCTTTTGTCTACCAAATTTAGTCATTACCATTCTCAAGAAAAATAACTAGACTAATTAATGCTAAGTTGGAAAATTACTTATTCaattatgttatgaatttttcaaGCTTAATTGAATCTTGCTCATGACACACAACCAAATATCGTTGAAAACCACAAAAGCAAAAagcaaaacttaaaaaaaaaaattaaaacacaatttaaatCCCCTCCCCCACACTTAAAACTTACATTGTCCCCAATGTAAAGTGAAATgcaaagaaaaggcaaaaataaccaaaatataaatgcgagaataaaaaaacaaactccCATTGGGTTGCCTCCCAAGCATCGCCTTTGTTTATTGTCGTTAGCTCAACTCAAGGCTTTCTTCTTTAATCAGTATAAATCAGATCCTCAATGTCCAATTTTGCCACATTCTCTACTTGGACACCTTCATAGAAAGTCTTAAGTCTATGGACATTCACCTTGAACACTTTGAAAATTGCTAAACTTTGAATTTCAATTGCACCatgagaaaaaacattattaaCAACAAAAGGTCCAATCTAACGAGAACGCAACTTACCCAGAAACAAACAAAGCCGTGAATGGTATAGAAAGATTTTTTAACCAATTTTAAACTCCTTCCTAGAGATCATCTTGTCATGAAAAGCCTTCGTCTTTTTCTTGTAAATCATTGCATTCTCCTAGGCATCATTGCGAATTTCCTCTAACTCATGTAGTTGCAACTTCCTGTGTTCTCcactttcatgcatcttcatattGAAACTCTTGATAGCCCAATAAGCCTTGTGTTCTAACTCAACTAGAAGGTGGCATGGTTTCCCAAATACCAACCGATAAGGTGACATACCAATAGCCGTCTTATGCTCCATAAGGATCTGCACAAGCTTTTCTTCTTGCGGTGTACTAAGTTTACTGAAGATGAGCACTGGTAACATTCCTCTGTCTCCAAGGAACACGTACTTGAGGTAATTGGAAAGAGGCTTCAAATCTGGAATGAGGACCTGTAAAACAGAGGGTAAATGCCTCTCGTTAGAAATTGGAAACGCAATATAAGGAACATTACCTAACTGCTGTAACTTTGGAAAATCATTCAATGCTGCAACAGTTTCCTGCAAATCAGTACTCAAGGCTAActcctcattctctttctcaAGATGCTTACTAATGGCAACTTCCAATCCATCTTTTtcatcaagttcaaaaacttcaTGTACTAAAGAATCAATCAGATCAATAGAATAAACATAATTATCATCTCCAGGATATTTCATgacatcataaatattaaacttaataatttcaCCATCAAATTCCATAGTAAGTGTGCCACTATGAACATCTATCTTGGTCTTGGATGTCATTAAGAATGGTCTTCCTAACAAAATAGGAGGAGTTTGATCACCATTTTTCATATCAAGCACATAGAAATCAGCAGGGAAAACCAAATTATTAAGTTGCACAAGAACATCCTCAACTACACCTTTAGGATAGACATTATATCTATCAGCCAATTGAATCacaacactagttttattcaaAGGTCCAATTTTCAAAGAAGCATATATAGAATATGACATGAAATTGATAGAAGCTCCTAAATCTATTATGGCCTTCTCAAATCTAGTGTTACCTATCGTACAAGGGATAGTAAACATACCTGGATCTTTGCACTTCGCAGGGAGTTTTCTTTGAATAACTGCAGAAACATTCTCTCATACTCTCACCTTCTCACATCATTTAAGTTTCTGTCTCATCTTAGTTGTACACAGTTCTTTCAAGAATTTAGCATAACGAGGTACTTGTTTAATAGCATCTAAAAGTGGAATTTTTACCTCACATCTACGAAAAGTCtcatataaatctttattttgCTCATCTTTTCTAGATTCTACAAAAGCTTGAGAAAAATGGGGTACTGGTTTATAATCAGAAAGAGGTGGAAACTTACACTTAGGTACGTTATTGTCATTGGGAACGTTCCCATCTGCAATGacgtttttctcattttcttgcttCGACAATGTAGGTGCTGCCTTTACTGGAATCTCAACCTCTTTACCACTTCTCAAAATGATTGCACTTGTATTTTCTCTTGGATTTACTACCGTTTGAGAGGGTAATTTCCCCGAACTTTGTGCCTCTAGCTGACTAATTGCAATTGCCATCTAGCCCATTTAATTGTCCAAACTTTGAATACTGGCCCTCATCTCCTGTTGAAATTGCAAAGTATTAGTGGCAAGAGACTTAACAATATCTTCTAAAGACATAACAGAATTATAAGTTTGGCCCGATTGTTGTCTAGGAGGGTATGGTTGCTTATATTGCTGGTAACTTGGGCGGTTTTGAATCGCGGACTGATTTACTTGTGGATTCTCATAGCTAAGATTGGGGTGATCCCTCCATCCCAGGTTATACGTGTTCGAATACGGATCATAATTCATTTGCGGTTGCCCAGGAAAACCACCCGCCGCATTCACTTGCTCAATGTGCTCCTCTTGAAGAGTTGGGCACATATCGGTTGGATGCCCTACTACTGAACAAATCCCACAAGCCCCGTTTGCATATTACCTACAGCCATTTGACGAATAAGAGAAGTTAGACTCACAATTTGTTATTCAATGGAGGAAATATTTACCTCATTAACATGCTTAAATGAAAGGTCAAGCCTAGTGCCAAATTGTTGAGAATTGGCcgccatatttgcaatcaagtTTCGCGCGGCCTCGGGAGTTTTATCCACTAAAGCTCCTCCATTAGCAGCATCAATCATGCTCCTATCAGTAGAATGAAGGCCCTCATAGAAATACTGGATAAGTAGCTACtcactaatttgatgatgggGGCAGCttgcaaataatttcttaaaacgTTCCCAGTATTCATGTAGGGACTCTTCGTTGTGCTACCTTATACCAAAAATTTCCTTTCGAATGTTGGCTACCCTTGAAGCTGAgaaatatttctccaaaaacAACCTCTTCATCTTATTCCATGTGACAATACTCCCGGAGGGTAGATAATAGAGTCAATCCTTAGCTGAATCCTTCAAAGAAAACAGAAAGgctcttaatttaatttgctcTTCAATTACCCCCGTGGGTTTCATACTCGTACAAACCACATGAAGCTCCTTTAAATGCTTGCGAGGATCTTCACTTGCAAGGCCATGAAAAGTGGGCAAGAGATGTATTAGTCCagattttaattcaaaagtagTAGTAGCATCTAAAGTAGGGAACGTTATGTATAGAGATTGTTGATTCAAATTAGGGGCGGCAAGCTCTTTCAAAGTTCAATTTCCAACCATGACTTCCTCATCTTCTAAATCAGAATTGCTAGCAAATAGGGAATTAAGAGTCAGATTGTTCTTTTCAGAATTTCTCCGAGCTTCCTTCCTTAACCTGCACAAAGTTCTCTCTATTTCGAATCACACTGAAAATCACATTGATTAGAAGATCGAGTTACAATCATAAACAATCAAGAAAATTCTAATAAaccatgaaaaacaaatcaGGAACAGTctagagtaataaaaataactatcgaaaactaacgattttttttttcaaaaattttaagaacGAAATAAGGATAACAAGAAGCATAAAAATCAACTAGAATCACTCATCAGCAACGGCGCCAAAATTTGGTGTGTTGTTGcaggcaaccaaaaataaaacctatactcttaaaaatacatgtagtagtgCAAGTAAGGATCGTTCCTATGGAGAGTATTTAGCCTAGTTTTATGTTATGTGaacaaggatttttttttttttttggggggggggggttgagtataacgaaaacaattttaaaatgaataactaagaaacaattcaaattaaagtattgaaatcaatcaaaagaacaaactttggtctaagtcaacatccacATCAGAATTTTACAACTGATCatcgatgcaaatatatattaattcatacgTTGAATATTCACcgttggaattattttcctatctcttCTTAGTcgtaattaattagaaaacaagcgaTCTAATTAACCTTAACCACTAAACAATCCAAGACAAGCGCTAAAGGTTTAATCTAATAGCAAccttaagaattagagagatcgaTGAAACTAAACAACACAAGCACAAGCGGTTGCATTTAATTTCATCGAGCGTTTTTCCTAAGTTCTAATAACTTCTGACAcagcaaatcatcaaatcttagttgCTTCATAAATTAGAGGGATCAAACAATTATGGATTTGATGACTAATCTAGCAATAGATTGTAacgaataataaactagtatgcctcctagtaattaaacgagacaatcat
This window of the Juglans regia cultivar Chandler chromosome 12, Walnut 2.0, whole genome shotgun sequence genome carries:
- the LOC108993841 gene encoding uncharacterized protein LOC108993841, which encodes MAIAISQLEAQSSGKLPSQTVVNPRENTSAIILRSGKEVEIPVKAAPTLSKQENEKNVIADGNVPNDNNVPKCNTRFEKAIIDLGASINFMSYSIYASLKIGPLNKTSVVIQLADRYNVYPKGVVEDVLVQLNNLVFPADFYVLDMKNGDQTPPILLGRPFLMTSKTKIDVHSGTLTMEFDGEIIKFNIYDVMKYPGDDNYVYSIDLIDSLVHEVFELDEKDGLEVAISKHLEKENEELALSTDLQETVAALNDFPKLQQLGNVPYIAFPISNERHLPSVLQVLIPDLKPLSNYLKYVFLGDRGMLPVLIFSKLSTPQEEKLVQILMEHKTAIGMSPYRLVFGKPCHLLVELEHKAYWAIKSFNMKMHESGEHRKLQLHELEEIRNDA